One window of the Streptomyces sp. ITFR-21 genome contains the following:
- a CDS encoding APC family permease, which yields MAWDDGTSAVAVDPPGTQHRLAGGALGLPGVIFCIVTGAAPMTAMLFNVPVAVMGSGYGAPAAFLLATVALTVFSVGYIAMSRRVTSAGGFYTFVTRGLGRIPGVGSGVLIALCYMLFSASVLGVMGYFAATGIESWTGADIPAWVYMIAALAAMTVLAWFHIELTTRILGVSLVLEVLALVILSVGVLVHGGAHGLSARPVNPAEVFGNDGAAHVFGSGAAGVALFAAFWSWVGFEMAPNYAEESRDPHRIARAATYGSVIGLGLLYMLVSYAFVSGWGLTGSAQAVKDQFTGRYDSAFYPLAETFVGHWLLVMMQVLAIVSPFACAMAFYNTGARYLFSLAREGVAPAALARTSRHHSPAAASMTVTVLVGLLVLGFTLHDSSTEGSLLELGTWAPLMGVLGILGVQGLTSFAIIRYFLTTARDGFHWFTTLVAPLVGAGAMAGACWLLVKNRAVLAGDGDVPFIRYLPEAVVVMFALGVAVALWMRARRPVHYELLGHFDLTDPAGAGQPVAEPSSTGLG from the coding sequence ATGGCATGGGACGACGGCACATCCGCGGTGGCGGTCGATCCGCCCGGGACGCAGCACCGGCTCGCGGGCGGCGCTCTGGGCCTGCCCGGTGTCATCTTCTGCATCGTCACGGGCGCGGCGCCCATGACCGCGATGCTCTTCAACGTACCGGTGGCCGTCATGGGGTCCGGGTACGGGGCACCGGCCGCGTTCTTACTGGCCACGGTGGCGCTGACGGTGTTCTCGGTCGGCTACATCGCGATGAGCCGGCGGGTGACGTCGGCCGGCGGTTTCTACACGTTCGTGACGCGCGGCCTGGGCCGGATCCCCGGCGTCGGCTCCGGGGTGCTGATCGCCCTGTGCTACATGCTCTTCTCCGCCTCGGTGCTCGGTGTGATGGGCTATTTCGCCGCCACCGGCATCGAGTCGTGGACCGGGGCGGACATACCCGCCTGGGTGTACATGATCGCCGCACTGGCCGCCATGACGGTTCTGGCCTGGTTCCACATCGAGCTGACCACCAGGATCCTCGGAGTCTCGCTGGTCCTTGAGGTCCTCGCCCTGGTGATCCTGTCGGTGGGGGTCCTCGTGCACGGCGGCGCGCACGGGCTGTCGGCCAGGCCGGTCAACCCCGCCGAGGTGTTCGGCAACGACGGCGCGGCGCATGTCTTCGGCAGCGGCGCCGCCGGTGTGGCGCTGTTCGCCGCCTTCTGGTCCTGGGTCGGCTTCGAGATGGCGCCGAACTACGCCGAGGAGTCACGCGATCCGCACCGTATCGCCAGGGCGGCCACGTACGGGTCGGTGATCGGACTCGGCCTGCTGTACATGCTCGTCTCGTACGCGTTCGTCTCCGGCTGGGGGCTGACCGGGTCCGCGCAGGCGGTGAAGGACCAGTTCACCGGGCGGTACGACTCGGCGTTCTACCCGCTGGCGGAGACCTTCGTCGGCCACTGGCTGCTGGTCATGATGCAGGTCCTGGCCATCGTCAGCCCCTTCGCGTGCGCCATGGCGTTCTACAACACCGGCGCCCGCTACCTGTTCTCACTGGCCCGCGAGGGGGTCGCGCCCGCGGCGCTGGCGCGCACCTCCCGGCACCACTCCCCCGCCGCGGCGTCGATGACGGTCACGGTGCTGGTCGGACTGCTGGTGCTGGGCTTCACCCTGCATGACAGCAGCACGGAGGGGTCGCTGCTCGAACTCGGCACCTGGGCGCCGCTGATGGGTGTGCTCGGCATCCTCGGGGTGCAGGGGCTGACGTCCTTCGCCATCATCCGGTATTTCCTGACCACCGCCCGGGACGGCTTCCACTGGTTCACCACGCTGGTGGCGCCGCTGGTCGGCGCGGGGGCCATGGCCGGTGCCTGCTGGCTGCTCGTCAAGAACCGCGCGGTGCTCGCCGGCGACGGTGATGTGCCGTTCATCAGGTATCTGCCCGAGGCGGTCGTCGTGATGTTCGCGCTCGGGGTGGCCGTCGCGCTGTGGATGCGCGCCAGGCGGCCGGTGCACTACGAGCTCCTCGGCCATTTCGACCTCACCGATCCGGCCGGCGCCGGGCAGCCGGTGGCCGAGCCGTCCTCGACCGGCCTCGGCTGA
- a CDS encoding family 20 glycosylhydrolase, giving the protein MRRLRNTGGDEASSTTAAGYSTFVNHVQQIVAAHGKAVVGWHDVTRATPLASTVAQFWGTGTSDSDVADAAAHGTKVIMSPVNRAYLDMKYTSSTALGQNWAGLIDVNKAYDWNPGAYLSGVGESSVLGVEGPLWTETIVTSANIDYTAFPRLPALAGLGWSPQSTHGWPRSASGWARRARAGRRWASPTATRRRRPGRAARDPALRARGRRARAGRSRRPADASVRSAGRRHRPSLWHQLTRC; this is encoded by the coding sequence ATGCGACGATTACGTAACACCGGTGGCGACGAGGCGAGTTCGACCACCGCCGCCGGCTACTCCACCTTCGTCAACCATGTGCAGCAGATCGTCGCCGCGCACGGCAAGGCGGTGGTCGGCTGGCACGACGTCACCCGCGCCACGCCGCTGGCGTCCACCGTCGCGCAGTTCTGGGGCACGGGGACCTCGGACTCGGATGTGGCGGACGCCGCCGCGCACGGCACGAAGGTCATCATGTCCCCCGTCAACCGGGCGTACCTGGACATGAAGTACACCTCGTCGACGGCGCTGGGGCAGAACTGGGCAGGGCTGATCGACGTCAACAAGGCGTACGACTGGAACCCCGGCGCGTATCTGAGCGGAGTGGGCGAGTCGTCGGTGCTCGGCGTCGAGGGCCCGCTGTGGACCGAGACGATCGTGACCTCGGCCAACATCGACTACACGGCCTTCCCGCGGCTGCCGGCGCTGGCCGGGCTCGGCTGGTCGCCGCAGAGCACGCACGGGTGGCCGCGTTCGGCCAGCGGCTGGGCGCGCAGGGCCCGCGCTGGAAGGCGATGGGCGTCGCCTACTGCCACTCGACGCAGGCGACCTGGCCGAGCGGCTCGTGACCCGGCGCTGAGGGCGCGCGGGAGACGCGCGCGGGCGGGCCGGTCCCGCCGCCCCGCCGATGCCTCCGTCCGGTCCGCCGGACGGAGGCATCGCCCGTCGCTTTGGCATCAGTTGACCCGGTGTTAA
- the lpdA gene encoding dihydrolipoyl dehydrogenase: MSAHFDVVVLGAGPGGYTAAVRSAQLGLSVAVVEERYWGGVCLNVGCIPSKALLRNAELADIFQREAKTFGIRVDGTVSFDYREAYARSRRVADGRVRGVHYLMKKNAITEYNGAATFTDARTLSVRAADGTQETVTFDHCVIATGATTRLLPGTSLSDRVVTYEEQILSDELPGSIVIAGAGAIGVEFAYVLHNYGVRVTLVEFLDRLVPLEDEEVSAELAKAYRRLGVNVLTSTRVESIDDSGEKVRVHVSTGGQQQTLEADKVLQAIGFQPRVTGYGLENTGVLLTDRGAIAVDGRCRTNVPHIFAIGDVTAKLMLAHAAESMGVVAAETIADAETMELDYVMIPRATYCRPQIASFGWTEAQARQQGFDVRVQKFPFTANGKAQGLGEPGGFVKIISDGRHGELLGAHLIGTEVTELLPELTLAQQWDLTVHEVARNVHAHPTLGEAVKEAVHGLAGHMINM, translated from the coding sequence ATGAGCGCACATTTCGATGTCGTCGTCCTTGGTGCCGGCCCCGGCGGCTACACGGCCGCGGTGCGCAGCGCGCAACTGGGCCTGTCGGTCGCCGTGGTCGAGGAGCGCTACTGGGGCGGGGTCTGCCTCAACGTCGGCTGCATCCCGTCCAAGGCCCTGCTGCGCAACGCCGAGCTGGCCGACATCTTCCAGCGCGAGGCGAAGACCTTCGGCATCCGGGTCGACGGCACGGTGAGCTTCGACTACCGCGAGGCCTACGCGCGCAGCCGCCGGGTGGCCGACGGCCGGGTGCGGGGCGTGCACTACCTGATGAAGAAGAACGCGATCACCGAGTACAACGGCGCCGCAACCTTCACCGACGCCCGCACGCTCTCGGTCCGGGCGGCCGACGGGACGCAGGAGACCGTCACCTTCGACCACTGCGTCATCGCCACCGGCGCCACCACCAGGCTGCTGCCGGGCACCTCGCTCAGCGACCGGGTCGTCACCTACGAGGAGCAGATCCTCAGCGACGAGCTTCCCGGCAGCATCGTCATCGCCGGCGCCGGCGCCATCGGCGTGGAGTTCGCCTACGTCCTGCACAACTACGGGGTACGGGTGACGCTGGTGGAGTTCCTGGACCGCCTGGTGCCGCTGGAGGACGAGGAGGTCTCGGCCGAGCTCGCCAAGGCCTACCGCCGGCTCGGCGTCAACGTCCTCACCTCGACCCGGGTGGAGTCGATCGACGACTCCGGGGAGAAGGTACGCGTCCACGTCTCCACCGGCGGCCAGCAGCAGACCCTGGAGGCCGACAAGGTGCTCCAGGCGATCGGCTTCCAGCCGCGCGTGACCGGCTACGGTCTGGAGAACACCGGCGTCCTGCTCACCGACCGGGGCGCGATCGCCGTGGACGGCCGCTGCCGTACCAACGTCCCGCACATCTTCGCCATCGGCGACGTGACCGCGAAGCTGATGCTCGCGCACGCCGCCGAGTCGATGGGCGTCGTCGCCGCCGAGACCATCGCCGACGCCGAGACGATGGAGCTGGACTACGTGATGATCCCGCGGGCCACCTACTGCCGGCCGCAGATCGCCAGCTTCGGCTGGACCGAGGCGCAGGCCCGGCAGCAGGGCTTCGACGTCCGGGTGCAGAAGTTCCCCTTCACCGCGAACGGCAAGGCCCAGGGCCTGGGCGAGCCGGGCGGCTTCGTCAAGATCATCAGCGACGGCCGGCACGGCGAACTCCTCGGCGCCCACCTCATCGGCACCGAGGTCACCGAACTGCTTCCCGAGCTGACCCTCGCCCAGCAGTGGGACCTGACCGTCCACGAGGTCGCCCGCAACGTCCACGCCCACCCCACCTTGGGCGAGGCGGTCAAGGAAGCCGTCCACGGCCTCGCCGGTCACATGATCAACATGTAG
- a CDS encoding TetR/AcrR family transcriptional regulator, giving the protein MTTVAEDAECAETRTRSGSRTRSDALPNRERTVVAAREAFVEHGSKAPLDEIARRAGTGNATLYRHFADRRALIHDVLPYVVVRTADHAQAAAAEEADPFTALCRFAHAAADERIGALCGILVGTADHHSLDVNPRRERLKSAVERLMDKARRAGRLRDDVTVRDLIVGLSQLTRPLPGLDRPDGDDLARRRLRPFLGGLRRPAPPPANGQATKPGKPRQDRGPRIVRDPDPTTAP; this is encoded by the coding sequence GTGACCACCGTCGCAGAAGACGCGGAATGCGCGGAAACACGTACACGCAGCGGTTCCCGGACACGGTCGGACGCCCTGCCGAACCGGGAACGGACCGTCGTGGCGGCCCGCGAGGCTTTCGTGGAGCACGGGTCAAAGGCCCCGCTCGACGAAATCGCCCGGCGGGCCGGAACAGGCAACGCCACGCTCTACCGGCACTTCGCCGACCGGCGCGCCCTCATCCACGACGTGTTGCCGTACGTCGTGGTCCGCACCGCGGACCACGCGCAGGCCGCCGCTGCCGAGGAGGCCGACCCCTTCACGGCGCTGTGCCGGTTCGCCCACGCCGCCGCCGACGAGCGGATCGGCGCCCTGTGCGGGATCCTGGTCGGCACCGCCGACCACCACTCCCTCGATGTGAACCCCCGGCGTGAGCGGCTGAAGAGTGCCGTGGAACGCCTCATGGACAAGGCCCGCCGGGCCGGCCGGCTGCGCGACGACGTGACCGTGCGCGACCTGATCGTCGGCCTGTCGCAGCTCACCCGCCCACTGCCCGGCCTCGACCGCCCGGACGGCGACGACCTCGCCCGCCGGCGCCTCCGGCCGTTCCTCGGCGGGCTCCGGCGACCCGCTCCCCCTCCGGCGAACGGTCAGGCGACGAAGCCGGGAAAACCGCGCCAGGACCGGGGCCCGCGCATTGTCCGCGACCCGGATCCCACGACTGCCCCATGA
- a CDS encoding phosphoketolase family protein encodes MSETLAPAALSEDELQALDAHWRAANYLAVGQIYLMGNPLLTEPLRPEHVKPRLLGHWGTSPGLNLVHTHLNRVIKARDLDAICVWGPGHGGPAVLANSWLDGTYTQTYPDITRDAAGMGALFKQFSFPGGVPSHVAPETPGSIHEGGELGYSLSHAYGAALDNPELVVVCVIGDGEAETGPLATSWHGNKFLDPVHDGAVLPVLHLNGYKIANPAVLARLPEEELDELLRGYGHDPIHVTGHDPLTVHREMAAAMDTALDRIAAHQEAAREQGATERPRWPMIVLRTPKGWTGPAVVDGLPVENTWRAHQVPLSEVRTNPAHLRQLEEWMRSYRVDELFDERGRPRPQVLACVPEGDRRPGANPHANGGLLLRELPIAELERFAVPVDKPGATLHEPTRVLGKLLEQLMADTAERRDFRLVGPDETASNRLEAVYSATGKAWQAQTLEVDENLDPHGRVMEILSEHTCQGWLEGYLLTGRHGLFSCYEAFVHIVDSMVNQHIKWLRTTRTLAWRRPIASLNYLLTSHVWRQDHNGFSHQDPGFIDHVLNKSPEVVRVYLPPDTNTLLSVAEHVLQSRNYVNVVVAGKQPCFDWLGMDAARSHCARGAGIWEWAGTGSEHAEPDVVLACAGDVPTLEVLAAAKLLRQYLPELSVRVVNVVDLARLLPKEEHPHGMSEADYDALFTPDRPVIFAYHGYPWLIHRLAYRRAGHAQLHVRGYKEIGTTTTPFDMVVRNDLDRYRLVMDVIDRVPGLAVRAAPVRQAMEDIRLRHHAWIREYGTDLPEVADWSWEG; translated from the coding sequence ATGTCCGAAACGCTCGCGCCCGCGGCACTGTCCGAGGACGAGCTGCAGGCTCTGGACGCCCATTGGCGGGCCGCGAACTATCTCGCGGTGGGTCAGATCTATCTGATGGGCAATCCGCTGCTGACCGAGCCGCTGCGTCCCGAACACGTCAAACCGCGGCTGCTCGGACACTGGGGCACCTCGCCGGGGCTGAACCTCGTCCACACCCATCTCAACCGGGTGATCAAGGCGCGCGACCTGGACGCCATCTGCGTCTGGGGTCCCGGCCACGGCGGGCCGGCCGTGCTGGCCAACTCCTGGCTGGACGGCACCTACACGCAGACCTATCCGGACATCACCCGCGACGCCGCGGGCATGGGGGCCCTGTTCAAGCAGTTCTCGTTCCCGGGGGGCGTACCGAGCCATGTGGCGCCGGAGACCCCGGGGTCCATTCACGAGGGCGGTGAGCTGGGGTACTCGCTATCGCACGCCTATGGTGCCGCGCTGGACAACCCCGAGCTGGTCGTGGTCTGCGTGATCGGTGACGGGGAGGCGGAGACCGGGCCGCTGGCGACCTCCTGGCACGGTAACAAGTTCCTCGATCCGGTGCACGACGGCGCCGTGCTGCCGGTGCTGCACCTCAACGGGTACAAGATCGCCAACCCCGCCGTCCTGGCCCGCCTCCCCGAGGAGGAGCTGGACGAGCTGCTGCGCGGCTATGGGCACGACCCGATCCATGTCACCGGGCACGACCCGCTGACCGTGCACCGGGAGATGGCCGCCGCGATGGACACCGCCCTGGACCGTATCGCGGCCCACCAGGAGGCGGCCCGCGAGCAGGGCGCGACGGAGCGGCCCCGCTGGCCGATGATCGTCCTGCGTACGCCCAAGGGCTGGACCGGGCCCGCCGTGGTGGACGGTCTGCCGGTGGAGAACACCTGGCGCGCCCACCAGGTCCCGCTGTCGGAGGTGCGTACGAATCCGGCGCACCTGCGTCAGCTGGAGGAGTGGATGCGGTCCTACCGCGTCGACGAGCTCTTCGACGAGCGGGGACGGCCGCGCCCGCAGGTCCTGGCCTGCGTCCCGGAAGGGGACCGGCGGCCCGGTGCCAATCCGCACGCCAACGGCGGGCTGCTCCTGCGCGAGCTGCCCATCGCGGAGCTGGAGCGCTTCGCGGTACCGGTCGACAAGCCCGGGGCGACCCTGCACGAGCCCACCCGCGTCCTCGGGAAGCTGCTCGAACAGCTGATGGCCGACACCGCCGAGCGGCGCGACTTCCGCCTCGTCGGCCCGGACGAGACCGCCTCCAACCGCCTGGAGGCGGTGTACTCCGCGACCGGCAAGGCGTGGCAGGCGCAGACCCTGGAGGTGGACGAGAACCTCGACCCGCACGGCCGGGTGATGGAGATCCTCTCCGAACACACCTGCCAGGGCTGGCTGGAGGGCTATCTGCTGACCGGCCGGCACGGCCTGTTCTCGTGCTACGAGGCCTTCGTGCACATCGTCGACTCGATGGTCAACCAGCACATCAAGTGGCTGCGCACCACGCGTACGCTGGCCTGGCGCCGCCCCATCGCGTCCCTGAACTACCTGCTCACCTCGCATGTGTGGCGCCAGGACCACAACGGCTTCTCCCACCAGGACCCGGGGTTCATCGACCACGTGCTCAACAAGTCGCCCGAGGTGGTGCGGGTCTACCTGCCGCCGGACACCAACACGCTGCTGTCGGTGGCCGAGCACGTGCTGCAGTCCAGGAACTACGTGAACGTGGTGGTGGCGGGCAAGCAGCCCTGCTTCGACTGGCTGGGCATGGACGCGGCCCGTTCGCACTGCGCGCGGGGCGCCGGGATCTGGGAGTGGGCCGGCACCGGGTCGGAGCACGCCGAGCCCGATGTCGTCCTCGCCTGCGCCGGGGACGTTCCCACCCTGGAGGTGCTGGCCGCCGCCAAGCTCCTCCGGCAGTACCTCCCCGAGCTGTCCGTACGGGTGGTGAACGTCGTCGACCTCGCCCGCCTGCTGCCCAAAGAGGAGCATCCGCACGGCATGTCGGAGGCGGACTACGACGCGCTGTTCACGCCGGACCGGCCGGTGATCTTCGCCTACCACGGCTATCCCTGGCTCATCCACCGCCTGGCCTACCGGCGCGCCGGCCACGCCCAACTGCATGTCCGCGGTTACAAGGAGATCGGGACCACCACCACGCCCTTCGACATGGTGGTGCGCAACGACCTGGACCGCTACCGGCTGGTGATGGACGTCATCGACCGGGTACCGGGGCTGGCGGTCCGGGCCGCTCCGGTACGGCAGGCGATGGAGGACATCCGGCTGCGGCACCACGCCTGGATCCGCGAGTACGGCACGGACCTGCCGGAGGTCGCCGACTGGAGCTGGGAGGGCTGA
- the tap gene encoding telomere-associated protein Tap — MSELFDAVDALIAGHSPLPAPPERERLRKAHGLSQEQVAAALDVRRATVVSWEAGRTEPRPPQREAYARLLSKLAELYPAAPVEGTTAPVPVPAPSPAAPAADPHAGTPAAPDRPAGRLPRSGAPADRPAAGPAADFASAAPAASTVRSPRPAVRRPAAGPAPAVPAAVDPRFAHGPLGVLDGDGSLFCAGGLVLECPAKTVPALVEWTLAEARLGAARLHRSGKDSDPLIVLTAAAAARLGLPDRLADRRAMRLPEDDKVVRQIARAKWRLTKRGFGPWARVYRPAQGGTRNCVQLAVLPWGALDARAWGDAGELPPAELARVLAAYATRVLTPRGSTAVAGLELMSALRPATRAVKDEQTGSWASGPVPGSLTEPVDPAPPEAPDEHPVVAALFPRAHQRTPAEVLDEEAYDWIREPELLTDAECARPYAVGVDVNTAFLAAANRLVVGLSGPVHVKAPRFDRTVPGSWLVDLSGIELDPRLPSPFTPHGRRPEGPAWYATPTVAYAAELIDAYRLPVALSPIEAYLRTGAGPYLDPWYKHLADAYKATMADLGVTADLTPAGFLAAMEGHKAGDPGMAAVLSAIKSTVKGGIGKLRERPQGTAYRPGERWPALERPTWRPDIRAAVISAARVNMHRKLLRTALATQTAPAPAGAVAFGEDALLPVAVLSDCAVYPSGGPSPLDVLPYGPDGTAAPGTFRLGVSPGMVKHEGTQPLFWAVELMEQRHNPARHIKGAGTEDDGE, encoded by the coding sequence ATGTCCGAGTTGTTCGACGCGGTCGACGCCCTGATCGCAGGCCACTCACCGCTCCCCGCCCCGCCCGAGCGAGAGCGGCTGCGCAAGGCGCACGGGCTGAGCCAGGAACAGGTGGCCGCCGCGCTCGACGTGCGGCGCGCGACCGTGGTGTCGTGGGAGGCCGGCCGGACCGAACCGCGCCCGCCGCAGCGCGAGGCGTACGCGCGGCTGCTGTCGAAACTCGCCGAGCTCTATCCGGCCGCGCCGGTTGAGGGGACCACCGCGCCGGTCCCGGTCCCGGCGCCGAGCCCGGCGGCACCGGCGGCGGATCCCCATGCCGGGACGCCGGCCGCACCGGACCGGCCGGCCGGGCGCCTCCCGCGATCCGGTGCCCCGGCCGACCGCCCGGCCGCCGGCCCCGCCGCGGATTTTGCTTCGGCGGCGCCGGCCGCGAGCACGGTGCGGTCGCCGCGCCCGGCGGTGCGGAGGCCCGCGGCCGGGCCCGCCCCCGCCGTGCCGGCCGCGGTCGACCCGCGGTTCGCGCACGGCCCGCTGGGGGTGCTGGACGGCGACGGGTCCCTGTTCTGCGCGGGCGGCCTGGTCCTGGAGTGTCCGGCGAAGACGGTGCCGGCGCTGGTGGAGTGGACGCTGGCGGAGGCGAGACTGGGCGCGGCCCGGCTGCACCGCTCGGGGAAGGACTCCGACCCGCTGATCGTGCTCACCGCCGCGGCGGCGGCCCGGCTCGGGCTGCCGGACCGCCTCGCCGACCGCCGGGCGATGCGGCTGCCCGAGGACGACAAGGTCGTCCGGCAGATCGCACGCGCGAAGTGGCGGTTGACCAAGCGGGGCTTCGGCCCCTGGGCCCGTGTGTACCGCCCCGCGCAGGGCGGTACGCGCAACTGCGTGCAGTTGGCGGTGCTGCCGTGGGGCGCGCTGGACGCCCGCGCGTGGGGGGACGCGGGCGAGCTGCCGCCCGCCGAACTGGCCCGGGTGCTGGCCGCGTACGCCACCCGCGTGCTCACCCCGCGCGGCTCGACCGCCGTCGCCGGACTGGAGCTGATGTCCGCCCTGCGGCCCGCGACGCGCGCCGTGAAGGACGAGCAGACCGGCTCCTGGGCGTCGGGGCCGGTGCCCGGGTCGCTGACGGAGCCGGTGGATCCGGCGCCGCCGGAGGCCCCGGACGAACACCCCGTCGTCGCGGCCCTGTTCCCGCGCGCCCACCAGCGCACCCCGGCCGAGGTCCTCGACGAGGAGGCGTACGACTGGATCCGCGAACCGGAGCTGCTGACCGACGCCGAGTGCGCCCGGCCGTACGCGGTCGGCGTCGACGTCAACACCGCGTTCCTCGCCGCCGCCAACCGGCTGGTCGTCGGCCTGTCGGGACCGGTGCACGTCAAGGCGCCGCGCTTCGACAGGACGGTGCCCGGCTCCTGGCTGGTGGACCTGTCCGGCATCGAGCTGGACCCGCGGCTGCCGTCGCCGTTCACCCCGCACGGCCGCCGGCCCGAGGGCCCCGCCTGGTACGCCACCCCCACCGTGGCGTACGCGGCCGAGCTGATCGACGCCTACCGCCTGCCGGTCGCCCTCTCGCCGATCGAGGCGTACCTGCGGACCGGGGCGGGCCCGTACCTGGACCCCTGGTACAAGCACCTGGCCGACGCGTACAAGGCGACGATGGCCGATCTGGGCGTGACCGCCGACCTCACCCCGGCCGGCTTCCTCGCGGCGATGGAGGGCCACAAGGCCGGCGACCCGGGCATGGCGGCGGTGCTGTCGGCGATCAAGTCGACGGTCAAGGGCGGCATCGGCAAGCTGCGCGAGCGCCCGCAGGGCACCGCGTACCGGCCGGGGGAGCGGTGGCCGGCGCTGGAGCGTCCGACCTGGCGTCCGGACATCCGGGCCGCGGTCATTTCCGCCGCCCGGGTCAACATGCACCGCAAGCTGCTCAGGACCGCGCTGGCCACCCAGACCGCGCCGGCTCCGGCGGGAGCGGTGGCCTTCGGCGAGGACGCGCTGCTGCCGGTCGCGGTGCTCTCGGACTGCGCGGTCTACCCCTCCGGCGGTCCGTCGCCGCTGGACGTCCTGCCGTACGGCCCGGACGGCACGGCCGCCCCGGGAACCTTCCGGCTGGGCGTCTCACCCGGGATGGTCAAGCACGAGGGCACCCAACCCCTGTTCTGGGCGGTGGAACTGATGGAGCAGCGGCACAACCCGGCCCGGCACATCAAGGGCGCCGGCACCGAAGACGACGGGGAGTAG
- the tpg gene encoding telomere-protecting terminal protein Tpg → MGIVGDSLDRAAAATATRPIPKSAQARMRFLVKQAKGSTRIAAERLGVSQRTVERYLKGQLRRPRADLAARLEREVRKDWQPRIKGRARKRAASSGGIVIETRARFGFTAAPGSTDDGRMRRITQHLPPTYAARLFDAQTAGATEQQLRAIAAEGLQEIYFKDRGRRADGLEVEFTDIDYIELDF, encoded by the coding sequence ATGGGCATCGTCGGGGACAGCTTGGACCGGGCCGCCGCCGCCACGGCCACCCGCCCCATCCCGAAGTCCGCGCAGGCGCGGATGCGGTTCCTGGTCAAGCAGGCCAAGGGCTCCACCCGGATCGCGGCCGAACGGCTCGGTGTCTCCCAGCGCACGGTGGAGCGCTACCTCAAGGGCCAGCTCCGCCGCCCCCGCGCGGATCTGGCGGCCCGTCTGGAGCGCGAGGTCCGCAAGGACTGGCAGCCGCGGATCAAGGGCCGGGCGAGGAAGCGCGCCGCCTCCTCGGGCGGCATCGTGATCGAGACCCGCGCCCGGTTCGGCTTCACCGCCGCCCCCGGCTCCACCGACGACGGCCGGATGCGCCGTATCACCCAGCACCTGCCCCCCACCTACGCCGCTCGCCTCTTCGACGCCCAGACCGCCGGCGCCACCGAGCAGCAGCTCCGGGCCATCGCCGCCGAGGGACTCCAGGAGATCTACTTCAAGGACCGCGGCCGCCGCGCGGACGGCCTGGAGGTGGAGTTCACCGACATCGACTACATCGAGCTCGACTTCTGA
- a CDS encoding AAA family ATPase, with product MIVWLNGTHGAGKTTTSALVQQLIPDARVFDAEKVGETLMDIKPGLPATDNFQHWPPWRPLVVETARRVLDYTGGTLVVPMTILVEQYWREISSGLAEHDILVRHFVLHADQDTLRARIAGDTVLGPNSPFRLQYLEPYAEAARTWLHAEAEVVDTTRLTPAQAAQQIAEAVKS from the coding sequence ATGATCGTATGGCTCAACGGCACTCACGGCGCGGGCAAGACGACGACCAGCGCACTCGTCCAGCAGCTGATCCCGGACGCACGGGTCTTCGACGCCGAGAAAGTCGGCGAGACACTCATGGACATCAAGCCAGGACTGCCCGCGACGGACAACTTCCAGCACTGGCCGCCCTGGCGACCGCTCGTGGTCGAGACCGCCCGACGCGTCCTGGACTACACCGGCGGAACCCTGGTGGTGCCCATGACCATCCTGGTCGAGCAGTACTGGCGCGAGATCAGCTCAGGCCTTGCCGAGCACGACATTCTGGTCCGGCACTTCGTCCTACACGCCGACCAGGACACCCTCCGCGCTCGCATCGCGGGCGACACCGTTCTCGGCCCCAACTCCCCTTTCCGGCTCCAATACCTCGAGCCCTACGCCGAGGCGGCCCGCACGTGGCTGCACGCCGAGGCCGAGGTCGTCGACACCACGCGCCTCACCCCCGCCCAGGCCGCCCAGCAGATCGCAGAGGCCGTCAAGAGCTGA
- a CDS encoding integrase core domain-containing protein produces the protein MSAEFAATLKQFGLRRSSGRTGVCWDNAMAESFFGALKNERVSRVTYPTREDARQDITRYIELWYNHKRLHSAVGYRPPREVHAEYMEFRIAA, from the coding sequence ATGTCCGCCGAGTTCGCGGCGACGCTGAAACAGTTCGGACTCCGCCGGTCATCCGGACGTACCGGCGTCTGCTGGGATAACGCGATGGCGGAATCATTCTTCGGCGCTCTGAAGAACGAGCGGGTTTCCCGCGTGACTTACCCGACCCGAGAGGACGCCCGACAGGACATCACCCGATACATCGAACTCTGGTACAATCACAAACGCCTCCACTCGGCTGTCGGATACCGCCCACCGCGAGAAGTTCACGCCGAATACATGGAGTTTCGTATAGCCGCGTGA